In Gossypium hirsutum isolate 1008001.06 chromosome D06, Gossypium_hirsutum_v2.1, whole genome shotgun sequence, one genomic interval encodes:
- the LOC107901475 gene encoding kinesin-like protein KIN-12E isoform X2: MEKGNRQVVVSALQFVCTDDVPTNLATAESCSLETLSTLKFAQRAKFIKNNAVVNEDASRDVVAMRLQIQQLKKEVSHLRAFVNGKSENLDNDNLASSIPASPGPVKWECPPGSFSPLSSDKRMSQKKDYEVALVGAFKREREKEAALQALTAENQAAMQLIHRSCNRN, translated from the exons atggagaagggaaaCAGGCAAGTAGTTGTTTCAGCATTGCAATTCGTTTGCACCGACGATGTGCCCACCAATCTCGCCACTGCCgaaag TTGTTCATTGGAGACACTAAGTACATTGAAGTTTGCACAGCGGGCTAAATTTATTAAGAACAAT GCAGTGGTAAATGAAGATGCATCTAGAGATGTTGTTGCTATGAGACTGCAAATTCAACAGCTGAAG AAAGAAGTATCTCATCTACGAGCTTTTGTTAATGGCAAAAGTGAAAATCTGGATAATGATAACTTGGCATCAAGCATTCCAGCATCACCTGGGCCCGTTAAATGGGAATGCCCTCCTGGATCATTCAGTCCACTTTCATCTGATAAAAGGATGTCTCAG AAAAAAGATTATGAAGTTGCTCTTGTTGGGGCCTTCAAGAGGGAAAGGGAGAAAGAAGCCGCTTTACAAGCACTGACTGCTGAAAACCAGGCAGCTATGCAGTTG ATACACAGGAGTTGTAACCGGAATTAG
- the LOC107901475 gene encoding kinesin-like protein KIN-12E isoform X1, with protein MEKGNRQVVVSALQFVCTDDVPTNLATAESCSLETLSTLKFAQRAKFIKNNAVVNEDASRDVVAMRLQIQQLKKEVSHLRAFVNGKSENLDNDNLASSIPASPGPVKWECPPGSFSPLSSDKRMSQKKDYEVALVGAFKREREKEAALQALTAENQAAMQLMVWGRLSGEPQRVLLTTNVGIMLLV; from the exons atggagaagggaaaCAGGCAAGTAGTTGTTTCAGCATTGCAATTCGTTTGCACCGACGATGTGCCCACCAATCTCGCCACTGCCgaaag TTGTTCATTGGAGACACTAAGTACATTGAAGTTTGCACAGCGGGCTAAATTTATTAAGAACAAT GCAGTGGTAAATGAAGATGCATCTAGAGATGTTGTTGCTATGAGACTGCAAATTCAACAGCTGAAG AAAGAAGTATCTCATCTACGAGCTTTTGTTAATGGCAAAAGTGAAAATCTGGATAATGATAACTTGGCATCAAGCATTCCAGCATCACCTGGGCCCGTTAAATGGGAATGCCCTCCTGGATCATTCAGTCCACTTTCATCTGATAAAAGGATGTCTCAG AAAAAAGATTATGAAGTTGCTCTTGTTGGGGCCTTCAAGAGGGAAAGGGAGAAAGAAGCCGCTTTACAAGCACTGACTGCTGAAAACCAGGCAGCTATGCAGTTG ATGGTATGGGGACGGCTGAGTGGAGAGCCGCAAAGAGTCCTGCTTACTACAAATGTGGGGATTATGCTCCTGGTTTGA